DNA sequence from the Falco peregrinus isolate bFalPer1 chromosome 1, bFalPer1.pri, whole genome shotgun sequence genome:
ttgctaaacagaaaaatagttaaAACTAAGAACACAGTCACTGTGTGGAAGCTTTAGCACCATCAGCTTACCATGTAACAGTGATCCTTTTTGACTCTATTTCATGAGcctagagtaaaaaaaaaaggggggggtaGGGAGCAACTTTGCTTTTTCAGGCTGTCTTCACTTGGGAGTTTCTACATGTCCTTGCATCCTTGGTACCTCTGAGATCCAGTGAGCTGTACTGAACATAGTGTTCTCGATCAGGCCACACTATTGATTTATATGATGGTGTTTTAGTACAGTCTGCATTCTGAACACTCTCCAGCAGCCTAGTTGTTTCTGTTTCAAGCCACAATTATGCATTCAGTAGAGCCTTCATTAAGCTATTTATAGTGCCGAACAAGTCCTTTTCTTGTCTTcataaaattaatcttaaagTCTGTCAGACAAGTACAAGAGACACCGCCCAGGTCTGGGTGCCAGCTTCCCAGCATCTGCAAGCTGCCTGTGACCATGTCACTGGAGCTGGTGCCTGTCCTACAGCATTGCAGCCTTCTCTGGGGGACACCTGCACTCTGGCAGGGTGTGCTGCCTGatatttattgctgttttataGCAATATTTGCTACTTGAGATATTTGCTACTTTTCTGAATCTCTCTGAAGTTCCTGAAAGCCCTACAGGCTTGAATCAAGATGATTTTGTATCAGCTGGTCGTACTCCCCATGTATCTTTCTACACAGTAGCTAAATGTATTAAATGTGTATGCTTTAACTTTATGAAAACCGTATGATAGGCTACCCTTTAGTGTGTTCCCTAGCTAGGCATGATCCTTGACAACCCTGGCCTCTCTCCCAGGACtgcatgttttctttggaaGCTTCTGATGCTCCTGTATCGATCCCaggtatttcagaaatttcttcttcctgctcaggggctgctctgtgccactAGTGGAGTTTGTGCACTATGGCTTCCATAGGTGGTATTCAGGTACCATCGCTCATCCCAACTTGAAGATGAGATCTTTCAGTTCTCAAATAAACTTGACATGTGGAGCTACTCTAGAACAGCGGTTACACTTTATAAATACTCCTCAACTTACACGCCAGCCTTTACATGTGCTTGGTGGAAGCACTGGGGAGCCCTGTACTTTGGGCTCTGCTGAGGGTACAGCTTCTGGCAGTGACTTTGAGGGGCAGCTGCCAGGAGGGCCACCTCCTTTTTGGgtaatatttcacagaaatcgTGCCTGTGATTTACAAAGTGAGATAACGAAGGCAATGAAAAAATGCGGTATTTTTTCAAAGGtctttcccccccgcccccattgGCTGCTGCAAAGCAGGCACCTCAGGCTGCGGGGGAAGCAGCTGCCGGGACAGTGGCGGGAGCGCTGAGTAAATGGCGGCCGGGTGAGGGGGCGGGGCCTGCTGACCGGGGCGGGGCCTGATGGGCGTGGTAGGGCGTGGCCAGCGGCGGGCGGAAGGCGGAGGGGCCGGCGGCGGAagatggcagagctggaggcGCAGCTGTTGCTGGCGGTGGGGCTGATCGGTAAGGGCCCTCCTGGCCcggcggcagggctggggtgcggggggctgctgggagggccggggccggcggggggtgCCGGTTGCCAGCGCCCCGCCGAGCTGCGGGCGCGGGGCCTGCCCCGGCcgggctctgggcagcccgcGGTGTGGCACGGGGTGCCCGCCCGCTGAGGCCGACGCCTGTTACGGAGCTGAACCCGGCATAACTCGGCCAAAGTGCCTTACAGCCACGGCTTGTGAAGGTTGCTGTtaagaaatcagaaaagctggggaaaatcCTAAATAAGCTGGTCTGGGTGCTTGCCGGTCGATATTTTGCTTATATGAAGGTCTGTTCAAATTCCTGGTGCTATTTTGACCTGGTGAAGCAGGTCAAGAGTACATActtaattaacatttaaaaaccaaaccccataGCATAGGTGCTGCCCTGCGGCTTAAACCATAGCAGCAGAACTGGAtgcctagggttagggtaaggtggAATTTTAATCTGATTCCAGGAAACAAACCTGATTAACCCATCGATTTACTTCCTTGCTGCTGTTTGGCATTCTCACAGTGAACATCTTTCCACCATAGAAAAAGACACCAATGGAGATGCTTTGTGGGTTTGGTGTTATCCGTCCGTAACAGCTGAGCTGAGGAGTCTATTGCTGCGAAAGTGCTGTcttacagatgaaaataaattgcttcaTACGTTTGTATTTGGCCAGTATAAAAGGTCATGGTTCTACATCACAACTGTGGAAGTTCAAGATTCTCCAGCCTTGAAAAAGGTAGGACTCTGCTGGCTTTTCAGTAGAGCACAGGCAAGACTTCTGGCAGTTTAAGTGGTGTTTTCCAGTTGTATGCTATGAGGAAGGGCAGGGATCTGAGTTTTTTTGTGTGCTCACAGATGCAACTCTTACCCAGCTGTCTAACCAGTCCACAAGTTTCGTTTTTCACCAAGATATACATTGGATGGAATTGCACGGGGATCGAGATACTCGTCACCCGATTTAGATTCTTTGTATTAAAACGGAAATGCTGTTTCCTGCTGTTATTTCAAGTTCAgcagttttttggtttttggggttttttttggccaCAAATCCTCTACAAAGATCATAGTGTCCAAAAGCTTGTTCATATAGCTCTtgatgcattttttcccccaaaggaTTGAGTTATATAGGTACCTTTTTTACCACTGCATTGATAACTGGAAGATGCAACTAGATAACTGCAAATATGCTTGTATCTTCTATACTTCCCAGTTATGAAGATGATTCATTTGTCTGTGAAGTTTGTTCAGTTTTCGTATTTCATACTTTATTGTGAAGTAGAAAGATAACGTAATTTTGCATGCCCACAGCAAGATGTTGCTCACCTTTAGTCACTGAGAGCTTACATCTCTTATGAGCCTTAAAggtgtaaaaaataaaaaacaaaaaaaaccctccacttGTGGCCCAGTACTGTCTCCAACAGTGGCAGATGCTATTTAAGGAGGACGTGAGACTGGTCATTGTCAGCAGACATTTAGCCTCATACTGTCCTAGCCAACAATCATTTGATTAAGGAAGTTAAAGAGTTTTTCTGCTCAGGGGCCTGctatctttgatttttttttttttctggtctctTTCTAAATATGTTGGTGCTCCTTTGGCAACAAATTCTGGAAGTTGCCTACCtgctgtggagaagaaaaagacctttctctttcaaaataatcttATGAGATTCAAGGAAAGCAACTCTTACAGTATAGATTAAGCAAAAGATAGTATGTCCTAGAGCTGACTCAATGGAAATGAGTCACATCAGAAAGCTGTTCATGAGGCCTTTTCTGTACTTAGTAACTTGAATCTGCTGCTACCACTCACTCTTTTTGTCAGTTGAAACACCTTGTCAGAGTACTGTAGTTAGTTCAATAATGTGAAAGAGTGTTCATATGGGATCTTTAAAtaaactgtgtttttttctgtgcatgtgtcTTACCCAGGTGACCCACTTCTCCATTGTTCTGATGGCCAAAGACTTCAACCCAGAGAAATATGCAGCCTTCACTAGGATACTGTGTAGGTCTGTATAAAAGCTGTTTGAGGTGCTGCAGTGTGCATGTTTAGATCTTGCCAAagtgaaatattaatttcattgtGTTGCATTTGCATTTGGTCTAACAATCTGCCAGAAACTCAGTCCTACAAATCTGTGAATCAGATTATATAAATCCTTGATTTGAGCTTATCTTCATGCAGTAAGTGGTGGGTGAATGTCAAATGCCCATTAGGTTTTGATGTGTCTTCTCCAGAcatacaccaccaccacccacacaCTCATTTTCTCTGggaacatatttttaaaaacacaaacatttggGAAGAGGTCAGTGCTGTGTAGTCAGAGGTCACGAGTATGGAGGACAACTTGCATCCCTCCACAACATCTCTACTACAGATACTTCTTGCAGCTCCTCTGATCTAGGCACAGCACCCAGGGAcgtttttgcttttcctttaagaaaatgaaGGCCCTCTGTCTCTCAAGGTCTGTGGCTCTGTCTTCTCCCTTCTTCCAACCAGACTGccatcttctctttcccttgTCCCAGTTACTTGCTTTCTTCTATGTACTCATTCTCATGATCTCTCTCTGcaacttcctttgcttttcctttagtTCCCAAATTAGTTGGGTCCCGGTTCTTGCTACCAAGAGTATTCCCTGAGATTTAGCAGCTAATTGGATGTGTTTGTGAGGTTATTGCATCACAGACTTGGGAATGTCATCAGGCTTACCAGTTCCACAGAGTATTGAAAAACTAagattgttctttttcattgaTACATGAAATATCTAGATTCGCTGTGGATCACATTAATGCTGATTTATCAGCTAATACTTCTTTGCAAATTCAGGACAGATTCCACTAAATGCGGTAATGGAGTTTCAAATGTGACATAGCTTTGTACTATAGCTAATATGGAAAACAGCTGAGAGcttcagtgagatttctgaagtaCCTTAACCTGTAAAGTAGGTTATGGTCTCTCTCTGCTGTCTGGAAGACCGCTAAAAATGTAtgggttttgttgctgtgtggttttgggttttttcttttgttttgttttaattattatcaAGGACATAAcgtttacatttttctttcattgtttaACGGAGTCCAGAAGAATGTCTAATAATACTtagatgaaaactgaaaaactaaCTAGTCACGTGGTCTGCATGTAATAACAGGAGTTACTGTAGTAATTGCTTGTTTATAAAGCAGGTACCTTCCAAGTCTGCAAAGAATCCTTAGTCTGAACACCTGGACACGTGTAAACCTTTGTGTTACGTTTCTGTTTTGGTAAAGATTGGTTCTTTCATAAAACTGGAAACTCAAATAAAAAGACAAGGTAGGTTATTTTATCCTAAAAGACAGGCATGTTTTTGTGGGCATGTTGAAAGAATTCTagttctgtatttaaaacatcaaCCAGGTGTCCAAAATAAGAATTCTTGACAATATTATTGCAATTTGGGATagtgtggaattttttttttttatatgtctGCTGGTACTGATTGCAGTCAAAATACCAGACTCTTCTTTTCACACAGAATTTACTTGAAGCATGGAAGTCCAGTTAAAATGATGGAGAGTTACATTGCAGTCCTTACAAAGGGGATTTGCCAAAGCGAAGAAAATGGATCTTTCCTCAGCAAAGATTTTGATGCTCGGAAGGCTTATCTGGCTGGTTCCATCAAAGGTTAATTAATACCAGAAGTCTttattctgatttctttcataCAGTATAAAATACAATCCAGTTTTCATGTGTACTTCAAGTAAATAGTGTTATCTCTGCTGTTGTTACTAAGcttcttcaaaaaaatcaaataataataTTAGCATGTATATCTTCTATAACAtaattttcccctctttttttagATATAGTATCCCAGTTTGGCATGGAAACAGTTATCTTATATACAGCACTGATGTTAAAGAAGAGAATTGTAGTGTACCATCCTAGAATAGAAGCTATCCAGGAGTTTACCAGGTACTTTGGCAATTCCTACCTCTCCACTCATCCCTAAAAGTCCAACAAATTTTGAACCTTCATTGAAAGAAATGCCCatattttagggaaaaaaatcttttcttaaacCCATTTATTGAAATCCTGCTAAACCCTTCTTAAGGCTTTAGCCATTATGTTTGGAGAAGTGTAACTGTAGAATGAGTGAACTCTGCTTGCACTGATAGTAGAAATCTCTGTAGTTCATGTATATGCATGCCAAATGAGACCTAGTCATAGTAGTTCTTTCTTATGACATGCACTGCATACTGTGAAATATTAATTGTCAGTATAAATCTACTGTGTGTCAAGTACCAACCTGATTTCCTAGGACTTTGCCTGCTTTAGTCTGGCATCGACAAGACTGGTCAATTCTTCATTCATATGTACATCTAAATGAGGAGGAAGTGGAAGCCTTAAAAGCCTGCACAGGTAGTGATATTTATTAatcaaaaatgcaaagaaaatttctggttttattgctGCAAGGTCTTGCACCAGTGCCCTttggtgggaaaaaaatggttacTTTACTATTAATACTGTTGTTCAAAGTTAAGCAGCATcattttctttaggaaaaggCAGGTCAACTAAACAAGTATGTTAGAAGATAACTAGTTAATCTGGTGTTTCTGGGTGGATCCACATCAGTCTACCCCTAATCACAGATACACAGCAgctttgagatttttttgatGTTGTGATCAGAGGGATTGGCTTACTTTTgataagctgctttttttcccagcttctaCACATAGCTAGTAACTGAAtttttaggatattttttttccagttctaaCTCTGGAGTTCCAAATTTTTATTCCGATTGCTGCCAGTGAAGTCTGTGGCTCCTAATCACAGGTAGACCTTACCAGCTATGTAGGAGTTTGATCTGTGTGACACGTTGTGTATGCATAGTGCTTAACGCATAATCCAGGAAGAGGCCCTTGGTTTATGCAAAGGTTATCATGACACATCGTGTGGCAATTAAGAGGCTTCTCTATGCAGAATAACGAGCAAGAAGACTACTCATCTTCAGTATTTCTTGTTTCAGCTCActaaacatttttcacaaagaaaagctgctctAAGGTTGCTCACCTGGTATGCTATGAGTAAAAAAATCTActgggtttatttctctgttcCAATCTAATACTAACCTAGTGACAACGGGCTCTGGAGTGGAGATTCTTTTAAAGAGGAAGTTTGGtggctttttcatttgtaagtGAATAATTTTAGTAGCAAGGTAGGAAGAGAGTTTAAAACTTCAAATTGATAACCTTTTTATATTGCATGTGGTGTTCATGGTTCATCCGTGTTCAAGGCAATTTTAGAAGTAGATTTTTAAGTTCCTTCAAAGTGAAGCATTCTGCTGGATATGCTTGTTAAATGACTGATGTTATCAAGAGGGCAGCCTCCTGGGTCCAATGACTGTTGTGTCAAATACTCTAAGAACAGATTTTAGGactgtgatttttctgcagtatcttggttttgttttggttatgAAGATCTCAATCTCGCTTAAAATTCTGCTCTCTAGGTTACATTGCTGGATTTACAGATTCTGAAGTGAACAGTAGACCAGACCTCTATGATGTGTATGTGAATTTGGCAGATGGTGAGATCACTATTTCCCCTGCAGTAAAAGGTTGGttgctttttatgttttggatttagaGGCTGTTTGTTCCAGAGTTGATAGTAATTGCTGAGCCTCACTGTAGGTCAAGTAGTCTTGATCCTTCTTCCATCCAGATTACGAACAGTCAGTATGTAAGCTTCTGTCTTTCAATTTTATTGAGACCATGAAGGACTGGTGAAAGTTGGAATTTGGAAAGACATGCCGTGTCTTCCCACGAATGTACAATTGAGATTTTAAAACATCCATGTTAGGCAAACATACAGAAGAGCCATTCAGCTGAACACAGATATCGCATGAGTCTTTAGAAAAACTGCACTAAATACTTGGAGACTGAGGACTATTTGAAAGGAAAGCTTATATTTTGCTTGTCCTCTTTGCTGCTCCTTATCATCGGCTTAGGGCCATTTCAGAGGTCAACAATTTGCCTGTGCTGGCATGACCGTTGATATATCAAATTACTGCCTTTACCACTAGATTTCAAATGGCAGTCATGAAGAGGTCTCGTTCttttggctttcatttttgGATTGATGTGCATTTCTAGGTATCACAgagatggttttttttatgtgaatgtgtgtttgttgtttttttcatactCAGAGGCAATGACAATGGGAAAACTTCACAAAGAAATTGGACAGCTAATTGTTCAATCTGCAGAAGATCCAGATAAATCAGACAGCCAAGTCATTAaggttaatatttttaaacaaattttattttgaaatttagtTAAATTACTTCTATTGCTAAATCTTGACAGAAGCAGGGGAGTAGGAGGTGATTGTCCCTAAGAATCActcttctgctctctgcctttTTACAAATGagcatttttgttctttgtacaGGTGTTTAAGGATGACAGACTTGGTTTATATTATCTCTCGGGTAACCATGTTGCTTCAGAAGTTCTTGTATTGATATAAGATACTTCAGAAATTGTATTGATATAAGACTTCCAGTAAAATTAGTTTCCAGTTTTATCCTACAGAGTATGTACTTTGCTCACTACCTTGCCAATAGTACTGTCAATACCTTTGAAAAAGTCCTACTGAGACAGGGCTTCTCAGCTATAAAGCCTAATTTTTATGATGATAGGTGTTCTCACTTCCTCCTCTATCTAATAGATCATTAGACATTTCACAACTCAGTGACTGGGTAAAAAGACCTCAGTTACATTAGCGAGATGAGCCTGCGGAGTCGCTGTGCTCCCTTTATTCAACATCACACAATGGCAGGCTAAAGAACTGTTGCAAGTTTGCCTTAAAAGAAATGGGGTCTTTATTTAAAGTTAActatttataattattttcttttttgttctgtattggattttatttttttttttttagcaagtgTATGTTAAAACATTGTATTACCTAATACTGTATTCATGgttgcttgtttttctgttcattcAAGGATATTTCtgtgaagacaaaagaaatcttGGCTACTTTAGCCTCACTTACTGAAGTTTCCGATGGCAATGAAAAACCAACCCTTAACTCTGAGGCTCTGAAACTAAAGCGATTTCCACCAGCtacagaaaactttctttttcatttagcaGCTGCTGAACAAATGctcaaaatctgattttgatgCACTGCAGTGTTATGGACCAAttcaaaaatactgtgtttgccATACAGATAGGTATACCTGAtattttatatggaaaaatTAAAGGTATAAGAGTGAATGCCATATTTACCGTGATACAATGCAGAATATCGGAGCTTAACCAGGAACATATGGAGGCACATTTGGGAACATTCCTGGTGTTATTATCTTTCCCCAACTATAACTTTGTATATATGGCTCCTGTATTTCATATCACAACGTGAGTGTATATACAAGTAGCGTGGGGCTGTGTGTCCAGGCTGTGCCAGACATTGGTATAGTGACTGCTTGTCCTGCAGGCTCCAGGTGTCAGACAGCTCTATTCTTGTTCTGACTTGTCTTCCTGGGCTCTGgaacacaggcagcagcacacacGCTGTAAAACCAGCACAGTTTGGATGTGCTGGTCTACACAGGGATACACTGAACATGCAGTTGGTCTGAGTGCTCATTCTGGGCTTCCAGGTATGTCAGCCTGTCAGATACTGCTCTTGCTCTGTACTGCCTGATACCTGGAAATCCCAAATAAATGGACAAGTTCTCTTCTTTCTACTTGAAAGTGTCTAGGTATAAAAAAGGGTGTCTGGGAAGATCTGATGTAGTAGCCTTAGTATGTAACGGAAGAGGTATTTTAAAGCTCAAGTGGAAGCTGAGCACCTCTTTTGGACTCTTGCCTTAgaggttttcctccttttcattcCATCCCATGCCTctgatggaaggaaaaagaggaaaggattacagtatttaaaataggGCTTCCTAGCGGGCGGTCACAGACAAGTGCTGCTTTACAGCTAGAGTCATTTAAGAAGTTGTTAGGGTTCTCAGCTGAGAAGATACCTGGCCATTCATGGCTGATCCATTTGACAGAAAAATCACGAGTTAAAGCATGATGGATTAGAAATGTTCAAATGGCTGGGTACAACAGGTAGAGCATCAACCTCTTAAACTGCTTGAGCTATAACACAGGTACTACCTGATGGTGCTCTGTGTAGACTAATTATAGATGGTAACTTTTGAAATAATAGTGAAAACTGGGAAATAATTAGAGAAAATTTGCCTGCTTGTTTGGCTGCATAGCCATAActcaaaagagattttttttgtatttttctttttcattgagCAGCCTGAAACTAACTGCTTTGTAATCTTCTGGGAAGAATTTAGAGTCTTGGTAGGGAAATACTCTGAGCCAAACAATCtatatttcttcagaaatgtcCACAACAGATCAGTCAATTCTGC
Encoded proteins:
- the DENND10 gene encoding DENN domain-containing protein 10, giving the protein MAELEAQLLLAVGLIEKDTNGDALWVWCYPSVTAELRSLLLRKCCLTDENKLLHTFVFGQYKRSWFYITTVEVQDSPALKKVTHFSIVLMAKDFNPEKYAAFTRILCRIYLKHGSPVKMMESYIAVLTKGICQSEENGSFLSKDFDARKAYLAGSIKDIVSQFGMETVILYTALMLKKRIVVYHPRIEAIQEFTRTLPALVWHRQDWSILHSYVHLNEEEVEALKACTGYIAGFTDSEVNSRPDLYDVYVNLADGEITISPAVKEAMTMGKLHKEIGQLIVQSAEDPDKSDSQVIKDISVKTKEILATLASLTEVSDGNEKPTLNSEALKLKRFPPATENFLFHLAAAEQMLKI